In one Poecilia reticulata strain Guanapo linkage group LG8, Guppy_female_1.0+MT, whole genome shotgun sequence genomic region, the following are encoded:
- the LOC103468828 gene encoding dual specificity mitogen-activated protein kinase kinase 6-like isoform X2, translated as MSLSKAGKKKIPGPKLPIGAFSAPPPQATAPPRDLDSRACVTIGDQNFVVEADDLEPIEELGRGAYGVVDKMKHVPSGVIMAVKRIRATVNTLEQKRLLMDLDISMRTVDCFYTVTFYGALFREGDVWICMELMDTSLDKFYKKVFQKGQTIPEDILGKITVAIVKALEHLHHNLSVIHRDVKPSNVLINAQGQVKMCDFGISGHLVDSVAKTMDAGCKPYMAPERINPDLNQQGYSVKSDIWSLGITMIELAILKFPYDSWGTPFQQLKQVVDEPSPQLPADRFSPEFVDFISQCLSKKPDERPAYTELIVETPVFHPP; from the exons ATGTCTCTATCTAAAGCAG gTAAGAAGAAGATTCCGGGGCCGAAGCTGCCCATAGGAGCATTTTCAGCACCGCCCCCTCAAGCTACAGC GCCCCCTCGAGACCTTGACTCTAGAGCTTGTGTCACAATTGGAGATCAG AACTTTGTGGTGGAAGCAGATGACTTGGAGCCAATTGAAGAGCTGGGAAGGGGCGCCTACGGAGTGGTGGACAAGATGAAACACGTCCCCAGTGGTGTGATCATGGCGGTCAAG AGGATTCGTGCCACAGTTAATACTCTAGAGCAGAAGAGGCTTCTGATGGACCTGGATATTTCCATGAGAACAGTGGACTGCTTCTATACTGTGACTTTCTACGGTGCCCTTTTTAGAGAG GGAGATGTTTGGATCTGCATGGAATTGATGGACACGTCTTTGGATAAGTTctataaaaaggtttttcaaaaagGCCAAACAATTCCCGAAGACATCTTGGGCAAGATCACAGTAGCA ATTGTCAAGGCATTAGAGCATCTGCACCATAACCTCTCAGTGATTCACAGAG ATGTGAAGCCCTCCAATGTCCTGATCAACGCTCAGGGACAAGTGAAAATGTGCGACTTTGGCATCAGTGGCCACCTGGTGGATTCTGTGGCCAAAACGATGGATGCAGGCTGCAAGCCCTACATGGCG CCTGAGAGGATCAACCCTGACCTCAACCAGCAGGGCTACAGTGTCAAATCAGACATCTGGAGTCTGGGCATCACCATG ATCGAGCTGGCCATTTTAAAATTCCCCTACGACTCATGGGGCACCCCGTTCCAGCAGCTCAAGCAGGTGGTGGACGAGCCGTCTCCACAGCTGCCTGCAGACCGCTTCTCCCCTGAGTTTGTAGACTTCATCTCGCAGTG CTTAAGCAAGAAGCCAGATGAAAGGCCAGCCTACACAGAATTAATAGttg AAACACCCGTTTTTCACCCTCCATGA
- the LOC103468830 gene encoding inward rectifier potassium channel 16-like: MSTESDEHIIDTNHTSVHTLSNKNEKERRRLRYMQKDGRFLVAFQKPPGDWSPYILDIFTTLIEIRWRMMFLLFTLSYILSWIFFGLCYWLIAYIHGDTQSSDNNPCMDNVRGFTGAFLFSMETQATIGYGHRGMTENCIGAIIVVTVHNLFSCFFDTIIIGIIVVKMASARRRSQAVRFSSSAVVNLRNRVLCLSWRXGDFRGNHILEGVVKAHLVRHVKKRGSVVMLYQDLDLENPHVVLVTPTTIVHKLKPGSPLYRIGPDDLKRKKFELLVSFTYTVDSTGMLHQTRTSYTPADIRWGQRFHDILKVGKRHYHVDYAMFNETTWVPVPMVCAEAYERGSGHPNERNSLLPSVTGNGHIYWATTNIPEEIIVQTSL, from the coding sequence ATGAGCACTGAAAGTGACGAGCATATCATTGATACCAATCACACCTCAGTTCATACGCtgagcaataaaaatgaaaaggaaagaaggcGACTCCGCTACATGCAGAAAGATGGCCGGTTCCTGGTGGCATTCCAGAAGCCCCCTGGAGACTGGAGCCCATACATACTGGACATCTTCACCACCCTCATAGAGATTCGCTGGAGGATGATGTTCCTTCTCTTTACCCTTTCTTATATTCTCTCATGGATCTTCTTTGGTCTCTGCTATTGGCTCATTGCCTACATACATGGCGACACTCAGAGTTCAGATAACAATCCTTGCATGGACAACGTACGCGGCTTTACTGGAGCATTCCTGTTCTCAATGGAGACCCAGGCAACTATTGGTTATGGCCACCGGGGAATGACTGAGAATTGCATTGGGGCTATTATTGTGGTCACCGTCCATAATCTATTTAGCTGCTTTTTCGACACCATTATCATCGGCATCATTGTGGTTAAAATGGCATCTGCCCGAAGGAGGTCTCAGGCGGTGCGTTTCAGCAGCTCCGCAGTGGTCAACCTGCGGAATAGGGTGCTGTGTCTGTCATGGCGTYTCGGAGACTTTAGGGGTAACCACATTCTGGAGGGAGTCGTCAAGGCCCATCTTGTCCGGCATGTGAAGAAGCGAGGTTCTGTTGTGATGCTGTACCAGGATTTGGACCTTGAGAACCCACATGTTGTTCTCGTCACCCCCACAACAATTGTTCACaaactaaaaccaggaagtccCCTTTACAGAATAGGTCCAGATGACTTGAAGAGGAAGAAATTTGAGCTTCTAGTCTCCTTCACCTACACTGTGGACTCCACAGGGATGCTCCATCAGACACGCACATCCTACACTCCTGCAGACATCCGCTGGGGTCAGCGTTTCCACGATATACTGAAAGTGGGGAAGAGGCACTACCACGTGGACTATGCTATGTTCAATGAAACCACCTGGGTGCCAGTGCCCATGGTCTGTGCAGAGGCTTATGAAAGAGGGAGTGGACACCCTAATGAGCGCAATTCACTCTTACCATCAGTCACAGGGAACGGCCACATCTACTGGGCCACCACTAACATCCCCGAGGAGATAATAGTGCAAACATCTTTGTAG
- the btbd17b gene encoding BTB/POZ domain-containing protein 17, with the protein MERSYEHKTPCWVYVGTLLFFFHFHSVTVSGAPLKQEAALDNGATVLNHSMHLVHRMENLLTLGNSSDVSLRVQTMNTDEVKVIQAHSLVLTLQSDVFEELLLSRNNSALVLIETPECAAVFDKFVRYLYCGDISLRLDQAISLHKLASKYRVWGLQQGLTQYMTQHLSSDSPTGHVVSWYNYALQIGDATLRDSCLQYLSWNLSSVLQSGEWGSISEDLLLSLLQRSDLILQSELELYEALESWINQNQPVSSTIETALRAVRYGMIPPQHLFRLQRHSPLMVKYYEAIRDLLYLAFQFHSASPIQLAKYFDVNCSIFTPRNYLSSSWGSPWIINNPTRDDRSFSFQTQLGPSGHDSSKRVTWNALFSPRWLPLSARSTYTELGAMQPTRTEGGRPRIIVTPATSSPDFAGVSFQKTVIVMAKQQGKVIVRHVYNFHQSTEEAGDFLADADLQRRASEYLIDSSLYLHVVIKPLYHSLLVARK; encoded by the exons ATGGAGCGCTCATATGAACACAAGACTCCTTGCTGGGTTTATGTAGGCACTCTGCTCTTCTTTTTCCACTTCCACTCAGTCACTGTCAGCGGAG CTCCCCTGAAGCAAGAGGCAGCACTGGACAACGGTGCCACAGTGCTGAATCACTCCATGCATTTGGTGCATCGCATGGAGAACTTGCTGACCTTGGGAAACAGTAGTGATGTTAGCCTGCGGGTGCAAACCATGAACACTGATGAGGTGAAGGTGATCCAAGCCCATAGTCTGGTCCTTACCCTGCAGAGCGACGTGTTTGAGGAGCTGTTGCTCAGCCGGAACAACAGTGCTCTGGTGTTAATTGAAACACCAGAATGTGCAGCTGTCTTTGACAAGTTTGTCAG atatttgtaCTGCGGTGACATCTCACTCCGGCTCGATCAGGCCATATCCCTGCACAAGTTGGCAAGCAAGTACCGTGTGTGGGGCTTGCAGCAAGGCCTGACCCAATATATGACTCAACATCTTTCCAGTGATTCGCCCACAGGCCACGTGGTTAGCTGGTACAACTATGCACTACAAATTGGGGACGCAACCCTGCGGGACAGCTGTCTGCAGTACCTGTCCTGGAATCTGTCCTCTGTGCTGCAGAGTGGAGAATGGGGCTCCATCAGTGAAGACCTGCTCCTGTCCTTGCTCCAGCGCTCCGACCTCATTCTGCAGAGTGAACTGGAGCTCTATGAGGCGCTGGAGTCCTGGATCAACCAGAACCAGCCAGTCAGCTCAACAATAGAGACTGCCCTGAGAGCTGTTCGGTACGGCATGATCCCTCCTCAACATCTCTTCCGTCTTCAGAGGCATTCACCCCTCATGGTGAAGTATTATGAGGCCATCCGTGATCTCCTCTATCTAGCTTTCCAGTTCCACTCTGCCTCACCGATTCAACTAGCCAAGTACTTTGACGTCAACTGCAGTATCTTCACTCCCCGTAACTACTTGTCCTCATCTTGGGGCTCTCCTTGGATCATCAACAATCCCACCCGTGATGACCGTAGTTTCAGCTTCCAGACCCAACTTGGACCCAGCGGCCATGACTCCAGCAAGAGAGTGACGTGGAATGCCCTGTTCTCCCCTCGCTGGCTCCCACTCAGTGCCAGGTCTACCTACACTGAGTTGGGCGCCATGCAGCCCACTCGCACAGAGGGAGGTCGACCTCGCATCATCGTAACGCCGGCCACCTCCAGCCCCGACTTTGCTGGAGTGAGTTTCCAGAAAACGGTCATTGTGATGGCAAAGCAACAAGGAAAAGTGATTGTCCGCCATGTGTACAACTTCCACCAAAGTACAGAGGAGGCTGGGGATTTCTTGGCGGATGCTGACCTGCAACGCCGTGCATCGGAGTACCTAATTGACAGCTCCCTCTATCTGCACGTTGTGATCAAACCTCTCTACCATAGCTTGCTTGTTgccaggaaataa
- the LOC103468829 gene encoding inward rectifier potassium channel 2-like, whose product MGSLRSHRYSIVSSEEDGMKLASIAVPNGYGNGNVNKGHMEQQRQSRFVSKDGHCNVQFINMSEKGQRYLADIFTTCVDIRWRWMFVIFCLSFLLSWLFFGLVFWVVALVYGDLESETQLCVSNVDSFTAAFLFSVETQTTIGYGYRYVTEECPIAVFMVVFQSIVGCIIDAFIIGAVMAKMAKPKKRNETLVFSHYAAVAMRDGKLCLMWRVGNLRKSHLVEAHVRAQLLKSRTTVEGEFIPLDQVDIDVGFDSGIDRIFLVSPITIVHEIDEDSPFYEMNKQELETSEFEIVVILEGMVEATAMTTQCRSSYVAGEILWGHRFEPVLFEEKNYYKVDYSRFDNTYEVPSTPTCSARELAEKKSNSSSLRNSFCYENEVALEKVEMEEEFEEDKSRLMRDAEVSGLEDTSTDLVSSSECNLDSLPLEARPFTAESEI is encoded by the coding sequence ATGGGGAGCCTGCGTAGCCACCGTTACAGCATCGTGTCCTCAGAGGAAGATGGCATGAAGTTAGCATCCATCGCCGTTCCAAATGGCTATGGGAATGGCAACGTAAACAAAGGACACATGGAGCAGCAGCGTCAGAGCCGCTTTGTAAGCAAGGATGGCCACTGCAATGTGCAGTTTATCAATATGAGCGAAAAAGGCCAGCGCTACCTGGCAGATATCTTCACCACCTGCGTGGACATCCGCTGGCGCTGGATGTTTGTCATATTCTGTCTGTCTTTTCTCTTGTCATGGTTGTTTTTTGGACTTGTCTTCTGGGTCGTGGCACTTGTTTATGGGGACTTGGAGAGCGAGACTCAATTATGTGTTTCCAATGTGGACAGCTTCACTGctgcctttttgttttcagttgagACCCAAACCACAATTGGCTACGGTTACCGCTACGTGACGGAGGAATGTCCCATTGCTGTTTTCATGGTGGTGTTTCAAAGCATTGTGGGCTGCATTATTGATGCTTTTATCATTGGCGCCGTCATGGCCAAGATGGCAAAGCCCAAAAAGAGGAATGAGACTCTTGTGTTCAGCCACTATGCTGCGGTAGCAATGAGGGACGGTAAGCTATGCCTGATGTGGAGGGTCGGAAACCTGAGGAAGAGTCACTTGGTAGAGGCTCACGTCAGGGCGCAGCTCCTCAAGTCCCGCACCACAGTGGAGGGAGAGTTCATTCCTCTGGATCAGGTAGACATTGACGTCGGCTTTGACAGTGGGATCGACAGAATCTTCCTTGTATCTCCGATCACCATCGTGCACGAGATCGACGAGGACAGCCCATTCTACGAGATGAACAAGCAGGAGCTGGAGACCTCCGAGTTTGAGATTGTTGTGATTCTCGAGGGTATGGTGGAGGCCACTGCCATGACCACTCAGTGTCGGAGCTCCTACGTGGCCGGCGAGATCCTCTGGGGCCACCGCTTTGAGCCAGTGCTCTTTGAAGAAAAGAACTACTACAAAGTAGACTACTCAAGATTTGACAACACCTACGAGGTGCCCAGCACTCCCACCTGCAGTGCTAGGGAGCTGGCTGAGAAGAAATCAAATTCTTCCAGCCTGAGGAACTCGTTTTGCTACGAGAACGAAGTGGCTCTGGAGAAAGTTGAGATGGAGGAGGAGTTTGAGGAGGACAAGAGCAGGTTGATGAGGGACGCTGAGGTTAGTGGTCTGGAGGATACAAGCACAGATTTGGTTTCAAGCTCAGAATGCAACCTGGACTCTTTGCCTTTAGAAGCAAGACCTTTCACAGCAGAATCAGAGATATAA
- the LOC103468828 gene encoding dual specificity mitogen-activated protein kinase kinase 6-like isoform X1 encodes MSLSKAGKKKIPGPKLPIGAFSAPPPQATAPPRDLDSRACVTIGDQNFVVEADDLEPIEELGRGAYGVVDKMKHVPSGVIMAVKRIRATVNTLEQKRLLMDLDISMRTVDCFYTVTFYGALFREGDVWICMELMDTSLDKFYKKVFQKGQTIPEDILGKITVAIVKALEHLHHNLSVIHRDVKPSNVLINAQGQVKMCDFGISGHLVDSVAKTMDAGCKPYMAPERINPDLNQQGYSVKSDIWSLGITMIELAILKFPYDSWGTPFQQLKQVVDEPSPQLPADRFSPEFVDFISQCLSKKPDERPAYTELIKHPFFTLHDAKETDVASFVKVILDD; translated from the exons ATGTCTCTATCTAAAGCAG gTAAGAAGAAGATTCCGGGGCCGAAGCTGCCCATAGGAGCATTTTCAGCACCGCCCCCTCAAGCTACAGC GCCCCCTCGAGACCTTGACTCTAGAGCTTGTGTCACAATTGGAGATCAG AACTTTGTGGTGGAAGCAGATGACTTGGAGCCAATTGAAGAGCTGGGAAGGGGCGCCTACGGAGTGGTGGACAAGATGAAACACGTCCCCAGTGGTGTGATCATGGCGGTCAAG AGGATTCGTGCCACAGTTAATACTCTAGAGCAGAAGAGGCTTCTGATGGACCTGGATATTTCCATGAGAACAGTGGACTGCTTCTATACTGTGACTTTCTACGGTGCCCTTTTTAGAGAG GGAGATGTTTGGATCTGCATGGAATTGATGGACACGTCTTTGGATAAGTTctataaaaaggtttttcaaaaagGCCAAACAATTCCCGAAGACATCTTGGGCAAGATCACAGTAGCA ATTGTCAAGGCATTAGAGCATCTGCACCATAACCTCTCAGTGATTCACAGAG ATGTGAAGCCCTCCAATGTCCTGATCAACGCTCAGGGACAAGTGAAAATGTGCGACTTTGGCATCAGTGGCCACCTGGTGGATTCTGTGGCCAAAACGATGGATGCAGGCTGCAAGCCCTACATGGCG CCTGAGAGGATCAACCCTGACCTCAACCAGCAGGGCTACAGTGTCAAATCAGACATCTGGAGTCTGGGCATCACCATG ATCGAGCTGGCCATTTTAAAATTCCCCTACGACTCATGGGGCACCCCGTTCCAGCAGCTCAAGCAGGTGGTGGACGAGCCGTCTCCACAGCTGCCTGCAGACCGCTTCTCCCCTGAGTTTGTAGACTTCATCTCGCAGTG CTTAAGCAAGAAGCCAGATGAAAGGCCAGCCTACACAGAATTAATA AAACACCCGTTTTTCACCCTCCATGATGCTAAAGAGACAGATGTGGCCAGCTTCGTCAAGGTCATCCTGGATGATTGA